A genomic stretch from Natronomonas gomsonensis includes:
- a CDS encoding DUF4242 domain-containing protein, giving the protein MPLYMDVHRDVDASVEDVVEAHKKDLETQEKHGVKYLNYWVDEDEGAVFCLFEGPSKEAGEKVHKEAHGLTADEIFEVEQGE; this is encoded by the coding sequence ATGCCACTCTATATGGACGTGCATCGGGATGTCGATGCAAGCGTTGAGGATGTCGTAGAAGCTCACAAGAAGGATCTCGAGACCCAGGAGAAACACGGTGTGAAATACCTGAATTACTGGGTAGACGAAGACGAGGGGGCCGTCTTTTGTCTCTTTGAAGGCCCCAGCAAAGAAGCCGGTGAGAAGGTCCACAAAGAAGCCCACGGCCTCACTGCGGACGAAATCTTCGAAGTCGAACAGGGCGAGTGA
- a CDS encoding RNA-guided endonuclease InsQ/TnpB family protein → MEVRRTVPVALDVDSDDDALLRDTVDEFLFAAQYVVDHAFHGEYVTTSKSQLQDETYDDVCDQTPLNTGLVQNARNKAAEACKSVVERWKTGKKASKPRMTSPHVVYDHRTATFYDDYVSLATTDGRVEADYVLPDEDSDTPHAEYLFSDEYETTGAEVHRKHGEWQLHIHCKREVESDTPDQATTAHGTVLGVDLGVNNLAVTSTGTFWTGDEFDHWRREYEKRRGDLQECGTRWAHENMQAVGRKEEGRFKLTLHRIANELVAEARDHECSVIAFEDLTDIRERTGASWGHKWAFNRLYKYVEYKAAEYGIDVEQVDPENTSRRCSHCGFTHPDNRESESFECQKCGYENHADYNAAKNIGLRYLRRTQTGSDEGALLGVRLNSGTLNENGEYESPASTEARTGVHAESHRFSGG, encoded by the coding sequence ATGGAAGTGCGGCGCACTGTCCCCGTCGCGCTTGACGTGGATAGTGACGACGACGCACTTCTCCGCGATACCGTTGACGAATTTCTGTTCGCGGCACAGTACGTGGTTGACCACGCCTTCCACGGCGAATACGTTACCACAAGCAAAAGCCAGCTGCAAGACGAAACCTACGACGATGTGTGCGACCAGACACCCCTGAACACAGGGTTGGTCCAAAACGCCCGCAACAAAGCCGCTGAAGCCTGCAAGAGTGTGGTTGAACGCTGGAAAACCGGCAAGAAAGCCTCGAAACCGCGTATGACTTCCCCGCACGTCGTCTACGACCACCGCACCGCCACGTTCTACGACGACTACGTGTCTCTCGCCACCACGGATGGTCGAGTTGAAGCCGACTACGTGTTACCAGACGAAGACAGTGACACGCCCCACGCCGAATACCTGTTCTCTGACGAGTACGAGACGACTGGGGCGGAGGTACACCGGAAGCACGGCGAGTGGCAACTTCATATCCACTGCAAGAGGGAAGTGGAGTCTGACACCCCGGACCAGGCAACGACCGCGCACGGAACGGTGCTTGGCGTTGACCTCGGCGTGAACAACCTCGCCGTCACCTCAACAGGGACGTTCTGGACTGGCGACGAGTTCGACCACTGGCGGCGTGAATACGAGAAGCGGCGTGGCGACCTACAAGAGTGTGGCACGCGATGGGCACACGAGAATATGCAGGCTGTCGGACGCAAAGAGGAAGGCCGGTTCAAGCTGACGCTTCACCGGATAGCGAACGAGTTGGTGGCTGAAGCTCGTGACCACGAGTGTTCGGTGATCGCGTTCGAGGACTTGACCGACATTCGTGAGCGTACCGGTGCGTCGTGGGGCCACAAGTGGGCGTTCAATCGCCTCTACAAGTACGTCGAATACAAAGCCGCAGAGTACGGGATAGACGTGGAACAGGTTGACCCAGAGAACACGTCGCGTCGGTGTTCTCACTGTGGATTCACGCACCCGGATAACCGCGAGAGTGAGTCCTTTGAGTGTCAGAAGTGCGGCTACGAAAACCACGCCGACTACAACGCCGCGAAGAATATCGGACTACGGTATCTTCGTCGCACCCAAACTGGGAGCGACGAAGGCGCACTCTTGGGCGTGCGCTTGAACAGCGGGACGCTGAACGAGAACGGTGAGTATGAATCACCTGCCTCGACCGAGGCGAGAACGGGAGTCCACGCTGAATCCCACCGCTTCAGCGGTGGGTAG
- a CDS encoding DUF7544 domain-containing protein, with translation MRTTQNAIGDVADYLCMALHAIDDVSDAIDVTREFLFPFELRRWLKLALVAFFIGGSTSAPTGNFNTGGTPSDTPGQQPGQLPDGIPSTLPDDFLLIVGLVVAAVLVIGLAFAIIGSIMEFVFIESLRSGRVSIRRYWNRRWRQGLRLFGFRLLIGLPFLLLVVGWLALLLVPLLTGNAAPGIAAFVIGIPLIFLAALVYGVIDGFTTAFVVPLMIQNDSGVLAAWGRLWSSLKAEWKEYLAYALVAFGLGIVAAFLLSIAVGIGAVIVAIPFVILGGVTYLALSFSTAGLVIIGVLAAVFVVALIVLAALAQVPVLAYLRYYALLVLGDIEPDFDLIPDRRPVEDE, from the coding sequence TTGAGAACCACCCAAAACGCTATCGGGGATGTCGCCGATTATCTCTGTATGGCCCTCCATGCCATCGACGACGTTAGCGACGCGATAGATGTCACACGGGAGTTCCTGTTCCCGTTCGAGTTACGGCGGTGGCTCAAACTCGCCCTCGTCGCCTTTTTCATCGGCGGGTCGACGAGTGCGCCGACGGGGAACTTCAACACCGGCGGGACGCCGAGCGACACGCCGGGGCAACAGCCGGGGCAACTCCCCGACGGCATCCCCTCGACGCTTCCGGACGACTTCCTCCTGATTGTCGGCCTGGTCGTGGCCGCCGTTCTCGTCATCGGCCTCGCGTTCGCGATAATCGGGTCGATAATGGAGTTCGTCTTCATCGAATCGCTCCGCAGCGGCAGGGTGTCGATTCGGCGCTACTGGAATCGACGGTGGAGACAGGGACTTCGCCTGTTCGGCTTCCGTCTCCTTATCGGCCTCCCCTTCCTGTTGCTCGTCGTCGGGTGGTTGGCGCTTCTGTTGGTGCCGCTGCTCACCGGTAACGCTGCCCCGGGTATCGCCGCCTTCGTCATCGGGATTCCGCTCATCTTCCTCGCGGCGCTCGTCTACGGGGTCATCGACGGCTTCACGACCGCGTTCGTCGTTCCGCTCATGATTCAAAACGACAGCGGCGTCCTCGCCGCGTGGGGTCGACTCTGGTCGTCCCTGAAAGCCGAATGGAAGGAGTACCTCGCCTACGCGCTCGTCGCCTTCGGCCTGGGCATCGTCGCCGCCTTCCTGCTGTCGATTGCGGTCGGTATCGGCGCAGTCATCGTGGCTATCCCGTTTGTCATCTTGGGTGGCGTTACGTATCTGGCGCTGTCGTTCTCGACGGCCGGCCTCGTCATCATCGGGGTGCTCGCGGCCGTGTTCGTCGTGGCGCTCATCGTCCTCGCGGCGCTCGCTCAAGTTCCGGTGCTCGCGTACCTGCGGTACTACGCCCTGCTCGTGTTGGGCGATATCGAACCCGACTTCGATCTGATTCCCGACCGCCGTCCCGTCGAGGACGAGTAG
- a CDS encoding TrmB family transcriptional regulator — translation MNNDPIEDPQSAAIEQLERFGLSAYAARTFVALASLGTGTARDISQVSDVPRTRVYDAVDELHDRGLVDILQSSPKQFWAISAETASRTFEHELQNRTDILRVALSDLEPVERRTEQRGVWTVDGQRSVTDRVIEFFENAEEEIVYMTVEDLLTDDLIDALSEAAARGVSIKLGGVSAPVQERIQDDIPGATMFESLWVWSDTSAGRLMMIDGRKTLVSALVNGADASPSDPRSETAIWGEGDRNSLVVVLKAIFTWRLDSETPEE, via the coding sequence ATGAACAACGACCCAATCGAAGACCCCCAGTCGGCAGCAATCGAGCAACTCGAGCGATTCGGGTTGAGTGCGTACGCCGCACGGACGTTCGTCGCCCTCGCGAGTCTGGGGACGGGAACGGCCAGAGACATCAGTCAGGTATCAGACGTACCACGTACCCGCGTGTACGATGCGGTCGACGAATTACACGACCGGGGACTCGTCGATATCCTCCAGTCCTCACCCAAGCAGTTCTGGGCGATTTCCGCCGAAACCGCGAGCCGAACATTCGAACACGAACTCCAAAATCGGACTGACATCCTTCGAGTGGCACTGAGTGACCTCGAACCCGTCGAACGACGAACCGAACAGCGGGGCGTCTGGACGGTCGATGGACAGCGGTCGGTCACGGACCGAGTCATCGAGTTCTTCGAGAACGCGGAAGAGGAAATCGTCTACATGACGGTCGAGGACCTCCTCACCGACGACCTAATCGATGCGTTGAGCGAGGCCGCAGCGCGTGGTGTCTCCATCAAGCTTGGCGGCGTCTCGGCACCTGTCCAAGAGCGCATCCAAGACGACATCCCTGGGGCGACGATGTTCGAGTCGCTGTGGGTCTGGTCGGACACGTCCGCGGGCCGGCTCATGATGATCGACGGGCGAAAGACCCTCGTGAGCGCACTCGTCAACGGTGCGGACGCGTCGCCATCCGACCCACGCTCGGAGACCGCCATCTGGGGCGAAGGCGACAGGAACAGTCTGGTCGTCGTGTTGAAGGCGATATTCACCTGGCGACTTGATTCAGAGACCCCAGAGGAATAA
- a CDS encoding TrmB family transcriptional regulator, with protein MDHTSKQEHAIGLLQELGLKEYEAKSFVALTRRQSGTAKDISETSEVPRTRVYDAIRVLEEKGLVETQHSNPQVFRAVSIDEAINTLQAEYTERTESLRDTLRGLEPVEDTESTDVTHGVWMLSDDQGITSRTEQLIEQAEEEVILVVGHESIFTDHLTEQLRAAQRRGVDVIVGTIDEALHTEIQGSLPEVEVFVSELEWLSQSPLPDDDTEISRLLMVDREAILVSSFTETEAERRAHEQGVFGTGFDNGLVTIVRRLMATGLLFENGRVDTDS; from the coding sequence ATGGATCATACGTCAAAACAAGAACACGCGATTGGATTGCTCCAGGAACTTGGGCTCAAGGAGTACGAGGCCAAGTCGTTCGTGGCACTCACGCGCCGGCAGAGTGGCACGGCGAAAGACATCAGCGAGACCTCCGAAGTTCCCCGGACGCGCGTCTACGACGCGATTCGGGTCCTCGAAGAGAAGGGGCTGGTCGAGACCCAACACTCCAATCCACAGGTGTTTCGAGCCGTCTCGATAGACGAGGCCATCAACACCCTTCAGGCGGAGTACACCGAGCGCACCGAATCGCTCCGTGACACGCTGCGGGGCCTCGAACCGGTCGAGGACACAGAATCGACGGACGTCACCCACGGGGTGTGGATGCTCTCCGACGACCAAGGCATCACGAGTCGGACGGAGCAATTAATCGAGCAGGCCGAAGAGGAAGTGATTCTCGTCGTCGGCCACGAGAGTATTTTCACCGACCACCTGACCGAGCAGTTGCGGGCGGCCCAAAGGCGGGGCGTCGACGTCATCGTCGGCACCATCGACGAGGCGCTCCACACCGAGATTCAAGGGTCGCTCCCCGAAGTCGAGGTGTTCGTGTCGGAACTGGAGTGGTTGAGTCAGTCCCCACTACCGGACGACGACACCGAAATCAGTCGGCTGTTGATGGTCGACCGAGAAGCGATTCTGGTGAGTTCGTTCACCGAAACCGAAGCGGAGCGGCGAGCACACGAACAGGGCGTTTTCGGGACCGGATTCGACAACGGCCTCGTCACCATCGTTCGGCGGCTGATGGCCACCGGACTGCTGTTCGAGAACGGCCGAGTGGACACCGACAGCTGA
- a CDS encoding HalOD1 output domain-containing protein: MTTPNRPGEDDSVPDENPIVQTEFDWESVAPSTAVIETIAIAANTDPSEIEPLYDSVNSDALDNLIESSATRPTNGVTTVSFTASAYEVSVTGSGTVAVRHIDEES, encoded by the coding sequence ATGACGACACCGAATCGACCAGGGGAAGATGATTCAGTTCCTGATGAGAACCCGATAGTTCAAACGGAGTTCGACTGGGAGTCGGTCGCACCAAGTACGGCCGTTATCGAGACGATAGCCATCGCAGCGAACACGGACCCGTCTGAAATCGAGCCGCTGTACGACTCCGTCAACTCGGATGCCTTAGACAACCTCATCGAGTCAAGTGCGACACGTCCAACCAATGGCGTCACCACCGTCTCGTTTACAGCCTCGGCGTACGAGGTGAGCGTCACCGGTAGCGGAACTGTCGCCGTTCGCCACATCGACGAAGAGAGCTGA
- a CDS encoding alpha/beta fold hydrolase, which produces MDTLVPGRPDNGDGETGRDERGLGRWIRRSLAGGMLGLALYAGYESDREPEILRERYTYPDSRFVTVDGLAVHYRDVGPEDPDAPTLVCCHGVFASLHTWEGWTEELSDEVRIVSLDLPGFGLTGPHPEGHNGIQETVDFLAAFLDAVGIERASLAGSSRGGEIAWRFAVDYPDRVDRLVLVGAAGYPRTETRWLRRVRDLGPLSWPLRHLTPRTLTLLAVRKAYGNPARMAPETVTRYHDLLLRAGNRDAIADLDVQTGDRSADVPRVNTPTLVLWGSEDAIIPPAHGERFAREIAGAELVVYEGLGHIPMEEDPTRTAPDVRSFLLDGE; this is translated from the coding sequence ATGGATACTCTGGTCCCCGGACGGCCGGATAACGGGGACGGCGAAACGGGGCGTGACGAGAGGGGACTCGGCCGGTGGATTCGCCGGTCTCTTGCAGGCGGCATGCTTGGTTTGGCGCTGTATGCGGGCTACGAATCGGACCGGGAGCCGGAGATACTCCGTGAGCGGTACACGTATCCTGACTCACGGTTCGTGACCGTCGACGGGTTGGCCGTTCACTACCGCGACGTCGGCCCCGAGGACCCCGACGCGCCGACGCTGGTGTGTTGTCACGGGGTTTTCGCGTCGCTCCATACCTGGGAGGGGTGGACCGAGGAACTCTCAGATGAGGTGCGAATCGTGAGCCTCGATCTCCCGGGGTTCGGCCTCACCGGCCCCCACCCGGAAGGACACAACGGCATCCAGGAGACCGTCGACTTTCTCGCGGCCTTCCTCGACGCCGTTGGCATCGAGCGGGCGTCGCTTGCAGGGAGCTCCCGGGGCGGCGAGATTGCCTGGCGGTTCGCGGTTGACTACCCCGACCGCGTCGACCGTCTGGTGTTGGTCGGCGCCGCGGGCTATCCACGCACGGAGACGCGGTGGCTGCGACGGGTCCGGGACCTCGGCCCGCTCTCGTGGCCACTCAGACACCTCACGCCACGAACGTTGACGTTGCTCGCCGTCCGGAAGGCCTACGGCAACCCTGCGCGGATGGCACCCGAGACGGTGACTCGCTACCACGACTTACTCCTGCGGGCGGGCAACCGCGACGCGATCGCCGATCTGGATGTCCAGACCGGCGATCGGAGCGCCGACGTCCCGCGGGTCAACACGCCGACGCTCGTGCTGTGGGGCAGCGAGGACGCAATCATCCCGCCGGCACACGGCGAGCGGTTCGCCCGTGAGATAGCTGGTGCCGAACTCGTCGTCTATGAGGGGTTAGGTCACATCCCGATGGAAGAAGACCCAACGCGGACGGCTCCCGACGTCCGGTCGTTCCTGCTGGACGGAGAGTGA
- a CDS encoding RNA-guided endonuclease InsQ/TnpB family protein, producing MEINRTAVVKLSVPSNRRDDLKRTMNTFRDATQRFADRGWEGDDDGYVITSGNHLQRLVYDDIREDTALHADLCVGAANHAADVLTSVVEKMKDGERVSQPVFRSNTTVYNTNAITYFDGYCSLTAYGGSRIHAEYVYPTDSIQAEYLESDKWTKQGAKLRYDHQTDTYYLHVSVKQEREETSAEAENKTVLGVDRNVDGYLAVTSTGAFIGNADLLNHKRREYERRRARLQQQGTRSAHLTIQSIGDTFANWSEDFLHHASKELVKEAVSQGCTTIVFEELENIRERISNASKFQQWTFNELKRQVEYKANEEGITVETVHPAYTSQRCSETGCGFTHEDNRDGDEFVCQKCGKELHSDYNAARNIAHKFIQNRRKSGSGGATYHLALKSGTVNGNGDYSPSTV from the coding sequence ATGGAGATCAATCGTACCGCTGTCGTGAAACTCTCCGTCCCTAGCAACCGTCGTGACGACCTGAAACGAACAATGAATACGTTTCGGGACGCAACACAGCGGTTCGCAGACCGTGGATGGGAGGGGGACGACGACGGGTACGTGATTACATCAGGTAATCATCTCCAACGACTCGTGTACGACGACATACGCGAGGATACTGCCCTCCACGCTGACCTGTGCGTGGGGGCGGCTAACCATGCCGCAGACGTTCTCACATCGGTGGTCGAGAAGATGAAAGACGGCGAACGAGTCTCACAACCCGTGTTCAGGTCAAACACGACCGTGTACAACACGAACGCGATCACCTACTTCGACGGCTACTGTTCGTTGACCGCATACGGCGGCAGTCGCATTCATGCAGAATACGTCTACCCCACGGACTCGATTCAGGCCGAATATTTGGAAAGCGACAAGTGGACAAAACAGGGTGCGAAACTCCGGTACGACCATCAGACTGATACCTACTATCTCCACGTTTCTGTGAAGCAGGAACGCGAAGAAACGTCGGCAGAAGCCGAGAACAAAACAGTTCTTGGCGTCGACCGGAACGTGGACGGGTATCTTGCCGTTACTAGCACAGGCGCGTTCATCGGGAACGCAGACCTGCTAAATCACAAACGCCGCGAATACGAACGTCGCCGCGCTCGCCTCCAACAACAGGGAACACGAAGCGCACACCTCACCATCCAGTCCATCGGTGATACCTTCGCTAACTGGTCAGAGGACTTCTTACATCACGCCTCGAAAGAACTGGTCAAAGAAGCGGTTTCTCAGGGCTGTACGACCATCGTATTCGAGGAGTTGGAGAACATCCGAGAACGCATCTCGAACGCCTCGAAGTTCCAGCAGTGGACATTCAACGAACTGAAACGCCAAGTCGAGTACAAAGCGAACGAAGAAGGAATCACGGTTGAGACAGTCCATCCGGCCTACACCAGTCAACGGTGTTCCGAAACAGGGTGTGGATTCACGCATGAAGACAACCGTGACGGCGACGAGTTCGTGTGCCAGAAATGCGGCAAAGAGCTCCACAGTGACTACAACGCGGCGCGAAACATTGCACACAAATTCATCCAGAACCGGCGCAAGTCTGGTTCTGGAGGGGCAACCTATCACCTTGCCCTGAAGTCGGGAACAGTGAACGGGAACGGCGACTACTCGCCTTCCACAGTGTAG
- a CDS encoding tubulin/FtsZ family protein, with protein sequence MKLALIGFGNAGSKITDKLLEFERETGRTLTSAALAVNSARVDLERLEYVPDENRVLIGQTDHRSKGHGAGGDPDLGAEIAEQDAHEIERALDRVPIYAIDGFLIVAGLGGGTGSGGAPVLAETLRETYNEPVYGLGVLPSTEEGGRPALNAARSLQSFADATENLILFDNDAWRQSGDTVEAGYESTNEELAKRVATLLSAGEIDGSQVSENAMDSSDIRRTLATGGLSVIGYAEADRRGADRTGLLDRLRGTAPADTDGADSATKISSLVQKSVQSRLTCPSTVSSAERSLIVVSGPPEVLSRKGVESGRRWLEGETDSNEVLAGDDPRRARDVISVAVLLSNVTDIQRVKELQQQAVDAKERITAAEQRRDQEIQDLITDDEDELDPV encoded by the coding sequence ATGAAACTCGCCCTCATCGGCTTCGGGAACGCGGGGTCGAAGATTACGGACAAACTCCTCGAATTCGAACGCGAAACCGGTCGGACGCTGACCAGCGCCGCGCTCGCCGTCAACTCCGCTCGGGTCGACCTCGAACGGCTCGAGTACGTCCCCGACGAGAATCGAGTTCTCATCGGGCAAACCGACCACCGGTCGAAGGGCCACGGCGCGGGTGGCGACCCCGACCTCGGCGCCGAAATTGCCGAACAAGACGCCCACGAAATCGAGCGTGCACTCGACCGAGTCCCGATTTACGCCATCGACGGCTTCCTCATCGTTGCCGGCCTCGGCGGCGGCACGGGCAGCGGCGGCGCGCCGGTGTTGGCCGAGACGCTCCGAGAGACGTACAACGAACCGGTGTACGGGCTGGGTGTCCTTCCGAGCACCGAGGAGGGTGGCCGACCGGCGCTGAACGCCGCCCGGTCGTTGCAGTCGTTTGCGGACGCCACCGAGAACCTCATCCTCTTCGATAACGACGCCTGGCGGCAGAGCGGTGACACCGTCGAGGCGGGCTATGAATCGACGAACGAGGAACTCGCCAAACGCGTGGCGACGCTGCTTTCGGCCGGCGAAATCGACGGCTCACAGGTGTCGGAAAACGCGATGGACTCCAGCGACATTCGCCGAACCCTCGCGACCGGCGGCCTCAGCGTCATCGGTTACGCCGAGGCCGACCGCCGCGGCGCCGACCGGACGGGGCTGCTCGACCGGCTCCGCGGCACCGCGCCGGCCGACACCGACGGCGCCGATTCAGCGACGAAAATCAGCAGTCTCGTCCAGAAAAGCGTTCAATCCCGGTTGACCTGTCCGTCGACTGTCTCGTCGGCCGAGCGGTCGCTCATCGTCGTCTCCGGGCCGCCGGAGGTGTTATCCCGAAAGGGAGTCGAAAGCGGTCGGCGCTGGCTCGAAGGCGAAACCGACAGCAACGAAGTGCTCGCCGGTGACGACCCACGGAGGGCACGCGACGTGATCTCCGTGGCGGTGTTGCTGTCGAACGTGACCGACATCCAGCGCGTCAAGGAACTCCAACAGCAGGCCGTCGATGCCAAAGAACGAATCACTGCCGCCGAACAGCGGCGCGACCAGGAGATACAGGACCTCATCACTGACGACGAGGACGAACTCGACCCGGTGTAG
- a CDS encoding CPBP family intramembrane glutamic endopeptidase, with protein sequence MSSRTAAEPAFDAVDTRKVGAFLALAFGISWTSAGALYVAGVELQTIAGTVLVVALFMWAPAIAAILVQYRAGGSIRDGCGLRLGRPRWLAVGWLAPLALVAATIGVGALLPGVSVTTDYAAFLLDLGLPQAQVEEAIAQLEAFPGPPALLFAVQGLGAGLTINALAALGEELGWRGLLLEELSPLGFWKVSVLTGAVWGLWHAPIILQGHNFPEAPIVGVFVMTVATVAVSPVYTYLTVRAESVLAAAFFHGSFNGLGALSVVYLAGAGNLVTAPVGIAGIGAALLATGACVAHDRIVAAEAVTGGEPLRPFL encoded by the coding sequence ATGTCCTCCAGAACTGCCGCTGAACCGGCGTTCGACGCGGTCGACACTCGGAAGGTGGGGGCGTTCCTCGCGCTCGCTTTCGGCATTTCCTGGACGAGTGCGGGCGCTCTCTACGTTGCCGGTGTCGAACTGCAAACCATTGCCGGGACCGTCCTCGTCGTCGCCCTGTTCATGTGGGCGCCTGCAATCGCCGCGATACTCGTTCAGTACCGCGCCGGCGGATCGATTCGTGACGGCTGTGGTCTGCGTCTCGGCCGACCTCGGTGGCTGGCCGTTGGCTGGCTCGCCCCCCTCGCTCTCGTCGCCGCGACCATCGGCGTGGGCGCGCTGCTGCCCGGCGTGTCGGTGACGACCGACTACGCGGCATTTCTCCTTGACCTCGGCCTTCCACAGGCGCAAGTCGAGGAAGCCATCGCCCAACTCGAAGCGTTCCCGGGGCCGCCCGCACTGTTGTTCGCCGTCCAGGGACTCGGTGCCGGGCTGACGATTAACGCTCTCGCCGCGCTGGGTGAGGAACTCGGATGGCGCGGTCTGTTGCTCGAGGAACTGTCGCCGCTCGGGTTCTGGAAGGTCTCGGTGCTTACAGGTGCCGTTTGGGGACTCTGGCACGCACCAATCATCCTGCAGGGCCACAACTTTCCGGAGGCACCGATTGTCGGCGTCTTCGTGATGACCGTCGCGACGGTGGCTGTCTCGCCGGTGTACACCTACCTCACGGTTCGTGCGGAGTCGGTGCTGGCCGCGGCGTTCTTCCACGGGTCGTTCAACGGGCTCGGGGCGCTCTCGGTGGTGTATCTCGCCGGCGCTGGGAATCTCGTGACGGCCCCGGTGGGAATCGCTGGCATCGGCGCCGCCTTGCTCGCCACGGGCGCGTGCGTCGCTCACGACCGCATCGTCGCCGCTGAGGCGGTCACAGGTGGGGAGCCGTTGCGGCCGTTTTTGTGA
- a CDS encoding TrmB family transcriptional regulator, translating to MNAPENIEEAIEVLQQLGLKEYEARCFVGLSRVETGTAKKLSELTEVPRTRVYDAIRVLEAQGLVEIHHSSPQRFRAVSLEEATETLRDQYEARVERLQDALDTVEIVDEDDEEPVQQVWSMSGNDGIENRAEELIETADDEIVLVIGDESLLTDSLVTTLNEVESGAELLIGALTEPLQEQIQAAIPDATTFISGLEWLHGVDATEEETAIGRLLLIDRSTILVSSIMPVTKEEQAIFGEGFGNGLIVIARRLMSQGLLTERDPAS from the coding sequence ATGAATGCACCCGAAAACATCGAAGAGGCAATCGAAGTACTCCAGCAACTCGGGTTGAAGGAATACGAGGCGCGGTGTTTCGTCGGCTTGTCACGGGTAGAGACAGGGACGGCGAAGAAACTCAGCGAGTTGACCGAGGTGCCTCGAACCAGGGTGTACGACGCGATTCGGGTACTGGAGGCCCAAGGGTTGGTCGAAATCCACCATTCGAGTCCACAACGGTTCCGCGCGGTTTCACTCGAAGAAGCGACCGAAACGCTCCGCGACCAATACGAGGCCCGCGTCGAACGACTTCAGGACGCCCTCGACACCGTCGAAATCGTCGATGAAGACGACGAAGAGCCGGTTCAACAAGTGTGGTCGATGTCCGGGAACGACGGCATCGAAAATCGAGCCGAAGAGCTCATCGAGACGGCAGACGACGAAATCGTACTCGTCATCGGCGACGAGTCGCTACTGACCGATAGCCTCGTGACGACCCTCAACGAGGTCGAAAGCGGCGCCGAGTTACTCATCGGCGCGTTGACTGAACCGCTACAGGAACAGATTCAAGCCGCCATCCCTGACGCTACGACATTCATCTCGGGGCTGGAGTGGTTACACGGTGTGGACGCCACCGAAGAGGAAACCGCCATCGGTCGGTTGTTGCTAATCGACCGCTCGACGATTCTCGTGAGTTCGATTATGCCCGTGACGAAAGAGGAACAAGCGATTTTCGGAGAGGGGTTCGGAAACGGCCTCATCGTTATCGCCCGTCGGCTCATGTCACAGGGGCTGTTGACCGAGCGCGACCCCGCCTCGTAG
- a CDS encoding HalOD1 output domain-containing protein, giving the protein MEYEIGPEEATSTAVVRAVSAVEGRDPQSLRPLADVLEPTALDSLFESQDDGRSRVGGRLTFVYSRCWVTVDNGEYLTLEQLESDIRNERSNGADGDLG; this is encoded by the coding sequence ATGGAGTACGAGATCGGACCGGAAGAAGCCACGAGTACGGCCGTGGTCCGTGCGGTGAGCGCCGTCGAGGGTCGTGACCCCCAGTCACTTCGGCCGCTCGCGGACGTTCTCGAACCCACTGCGTTGGATTCGCTGTTCGAATCGCAGGATGACGGCCGCTCACGAGTGGGCGGCCGTCTGACGTTCGTCTACAGCAGGTGCTGGGTCACGGTCGACAACGGCGAGTACCTCACGCTCGAACAACTCGAATCCGATATCCGCAACGAGCGTTCGAACGGGGCCGACGGCGACCTCGGGTGA
- a CDS encoding rhodanese-like domain-containing protein, with protein sequence MSSIRPNELADRLDSDTDSDPFLLDIRPERSFQSGAIENSHNVAVYDDLRGGDDATLRRHLHDIPSDRDVVVICKMGVVAKRATSLLNEEGYDAVTLRGGMSGWRGYQNGSLSYKLRSLLWRLT encoded by the coding sequence ATGAGCAGTATCCGCCCGAACGAGTTGGCCGACCGCCTCGACTCCGACACGGATTCCGACCCGTTCCTCCTCGACATCCGCCCGGAACGCTCGTTCCAGTCCGGCGCCATCGAGAACAGTCACAACGTCGCCGTCTACGACGACCTACGCGGGGGCGACGACGCCACGCTCCGGCGGCACCTCCACGACATCCCGAGCGACCGCGATGTGGTGGTCATCTGTAAGATGGGCGTCGTCGCGAAACGCGCCACCAGCCTGCTCAACGAGGAAGGATACGATGCGGTGACGTTGCGCGGTGGGATGAGCGGCTGGCGGGGCTACCAGAACGGGTCGTTGAGTTACAAACTCCGGTCGTTGCTCTGGCGGCTCACTTGA